The following proteins are encoded in a genomic region of Parabacteroides pacaensis:
- a CDS encoding mechanosensitive ion channel family protein — protein sequence MLQKEIWGNSIQTWLISILIILIAIIVVKLFAWFSKKVVKPFITRTKTKVDDIIYYSVESPIQFAVMLLGIWIAIHRLVYPDSFVKVVDNAYRILIVLNITWIFARLFGGLLQIYWNHRPDGQDNKMLPVVKRTILILLWVMGLVMALSNIGVNISALLGTLGIGGIAFALAAQDTVKNVFGAFTIFTDKPFEIGDIIRVNDFEGTVVDVGIRSTKVMDYDKRIITFPNYKVTDASIINISSEPMRRVVVKLGLTYDTVPEKMKEAVEILKSLPKKVEYVSSNTSDIVANFSDYTDSALVITYIYFIEKQGDIGKVTSNMNMEILSSFNKAGLNFAFPTQTIYLQKDESSVTDEDNTSESAAKPSK from the coding sequence ATATTACAGAAGGAAATATGGGGTAACTCCATTCAAACATGGCTTATTTCCATTCTTATCATTTTAATAGCGATAATAGTGGTCAAGTTGTTTGCGTGGTTTAGCAAGAAAGTTGTGAAGCCTTTTATCACTCGTACCAAAACGAAAGTGGACGATATCATTTATTATTCTGTGGAATCACCTATTCAATTTGCTGTGATGTTATTAGGCATTTGGATAGCTATTCATCGCTTGGTTTACCCAGATAGTTTTGTAAAGGTAGTAGACAATGCTTACAGGATATTGATTGTACTGAATATCACTTGGATCTTTGCCCGCTTATTCGGTGGTTTGCTCCAAATTTATTGGAATCACAGACCTGACGGACAGGACAACAAGATGTTACCCGTTGTGAAAAGGACCATTTTAATTCTCTTATGGGTTATGGGGTTAGTCATGGCTTTAAGTAATATCGGAGTAAATATCAGTGCGCTTCTCGGGACTCTCGGTATTGGTGGTATTGCTTTTGCTTTGGCAGCACAAGATACGGTGAAGAATGTCTTTGGTGCTTTTACGATCTTTACAGATAAGCCGTTCGAGATAGGTGACATTATCCGTGTAAATGACTTTGAGGGAACGGTAGTAGATGTGGGCATCCGCAGTACAAAGGTGATGGATTACGACAAGCGTATCATCACTTTCCCTAATTACAAGGTAACAGACGCTTCTATTATCAATATTTCTTCCGAGCCGATGCGCCGGGTAGTGGTGAAACTGGGGTTAACTTACGATACGGTACCCGAAAAAATGAAAGAAGCTGTGGAAATATTAAAGTCCCTTCCTAAAAAAGTAGAGTATGTGTCTTCTAATACATCCGACATAGTAGCAAACTTTTCGGACTACACGGATTCTGCGTTGGTAATTACTTATATCTATTTTATCGAAAAACAGGGAGATATAGGTAAAGTTACTTCCAATATGAATATGGAAATACTATCTTCTTTTAATAAAGCAGGACTTAACTTTGCATTTCCCACGCAAACAATTTATTTACAAAAAGACGAAAGTAGTGTAACGGACGAAGACAATACCTCGGAGAGTGCTGCAAAACCATCTAAATAA